The following proteins are encoded in a genomic region of Dehalococcoidia bacterium:
- a CDS encoding NAD(P)-dependent oxidoreductase gives MKVLLTGPFGNIGTVTIENLLQQGHQVRCFDLKTSDNEEKAMRFEHKIETTWGDVRKPEDMAVAMQDRDVVIHLAFIIPITSEIDPEGSRKVNVEGTRNLLDAMKKASPTPRILFASSTTVFGPTQDQPPPRKASDPVNPTQHYTRHKVECEQMVRDSGLDWVILRFSAVTPVAFRFDPTMFYLSPDSRIEFAHFRDVGLAVANAISCNEAWGKVLLIGGGPGSQMYYRDYIRRSMETVGVGRLPDNAFGTIPSSLDWIDTTESQRLLNYQKHTFEDWLKERAALLGFKRYMIRALRPIYRGRMLRQSPFYRAKGED, from the coding sequence ATGAAAGTGCTACTGACGGGGCCATTCGGAAACATCGGTACCGTTACCATCGAAAACCTGCTCCAGCAGGGGCACCAGGTGAGATGTTTCGATCTTAAAACGAGTGATAACGAAGAAAAGGCGATGAGATTCGAACACAAGATAGAGACGACGTGGGGAGATGTACGCAAGCCTGAGGACATGGCAGTTGCTATGCAGGATCGGGATGTGGTTATCCACCTGGCGTTTATTATCCCGATCACCAGTGAGATTGACCCCGAGGGGTCTCGGAAGGTAAACGTGGAGGGCACCCGGAACCTTCTCGACGCTATGAAGAAGGCCTCTCCGACGCCCAGGATCTTGTTCGCTTCATCGACCACGGTCTTCGGCCCGACGCAGGATCAACCGCCGCCGCGGAAGGCCTCCGATCCGGTCAACCCAACACAGCACTACACCCGCCATAAAGTGGAGTGCGAACAGATGGTCAGGGACTCTGGATTGGACTGGGTCATCCTCCGTTTCTCTGCTGTAACCCCAGTAGCATTCAGGTTTGATCCTACCATGTTCTACCTCTCTCCAGATTCGCGTATAGAGTTCGCTCATTTTCGAGATGTAGGCCTGGCAGTGGCAAATGCCATAAGCTGTAATGAGGCGTGGGGCAAGGTACTACTCATCGGAGGAGGTCCGGGGAGCCAGATGTACTATCGAGACTACATCAGGCGTTCCATGGAGACCGTTGGTGTAGGCAGGTTACCAGATAATGCCTTTGGAACTATACCCTCTTCATTAGATTGGATAGATACGACCGAGAGCCAGAGGCTTCTTAATTACCAGAAACACACTTTCGAGGATTGGCTCAAGGAGAGGGCAGCGTTACTGGGGTTCAAGCGGTATATGATTCGTGCGCTCCGTCCTATATACCGGGGCCGGATGTTGCGGCAATCACCTTTTTATAGAGCTAAGGGCGAGGATTAA
- a CDS encoding DUF2804 domain-containing protein, which produces MKKYRREVLPAPREAVTNGRCNMGTFSGLIEYINLLDAEKPLGFSLPRVFKYLRLKEWEAFQIANEEWFVCLAVYNAKIIGIALVMAYHKSEGRMYRYERKVPFWQLKVPSGLGDSHCYYHSGNFNIDIYNKLKYGRITVDFNMHSFQGLPDCRASFTGYHETEPIVIVQPFAENRPLYSHKALMPADGSLTIGDQTTEFTKNSSCMIIDDHKGYYPYVMKYDWVTALGYDDRGRLVGFNLTDNQVRNHEKYNENCLWLDGKMYTLPPIKITRPSGVEQIWEVRDDYGMVRLHFTPLEDMPVYLNLVLMETRYHGPTGSFEGYIVDPDGNQICFDGFSGMGEKKYIRM; this is translated from the coding sequence ATGAAGAAATACAGAAGAGAAGTCTTACCCGCTCCAAGGGAAGCAGTGACCAACGGACGCTGCAACATGGGCACCTTTAGCGGGCTTATTGAGTATATCAACCTGCTGGATGCTGAAAAGCCGCTTGGCTTTAGCTTGCCCCGGGTATTTAAATACCTGAGGCTTAAGGAATGGGAGGCTTTCCAAATCGCCAACGAGGAATGGTTCGTCTGCCTGGCAGTTTACAACGCCAAGATAATCGGAATTGCCCTTGTCATGGCCTATCACAAGAGTGAGGGCCGCATGTACCGCTATGAGCGCAAGGTTCCCTTTTGGCAGCTCAAGGTTCCCAGTGGTCTCGGTGATTCGCACTGTTACTATCACAGCGGCAATTTCAATATAGATATCTATAACAAGCTTAAATACGGCCGAATTACTGTGGATTTCAACATGCATAGCTTTCAGGGTCTGCCGGACTGCCGGGCCTCCTTTACCGGTTACCACGAAACCGAGCCCATTGTGATCGTACAGCCCTTTGCGGAAAACCGCCCTCTTTACTCACATAAAGCCCTCATGCCAGCTGATGGTAGTCTCACAATTGGCGATCAAACGACTGAATTTACTAAAAACTCAAGCTGCATGATCATCGATGACCACAAGGGCTACTATCCATATGTCATGAAATATGACTGGGTCACGGCCCTCGGCTATGATGACAGGGGCCGACTTGTCGGCTTCAACCTTACAGACAATCAGGTACGGAACCACGAGAAATACAATGAAAACTGCCTGTGGCTGGATGGTAAAATGTATACGCTGCCACCTATTAAGATCACTAGGCCCTCGGGCGTTGAGCAAATCTGGGAAGTGCGGGATGACTACGGCATGGTCCGGCTACACTTCACGCCACTTGAGGACATGCCGGTCTATCTAAATCTGGTTCTTATGGAGACTCGTTACCATGGCCCGACCGGCAGCTTTGAAGGTTACATCGTCGATCCCGATGGCAACCAGATCTGTTTTGACGGGTTCAGCGGCATGGGCGAAAAGAAATATATCAGGATGTAA
- a CDS encoding glycogen debranching N-terminal domain-containing protein: MPEQLVLKEGELLAVSDDMGDMPEGRRRLGIYYQDTRYLSILEMRLNGKEPRFLSSSADENYVAIAQMANPTMELPDGNVALARTISIRRTRTITDAIYERISFYNHNRFNVPLEITITFGSDFLDIFEVRGWERNASGEVSIPEATKSGVVLGYHGLDGVRRRTVITFEMPPKKMEMEPECAYHRPRRRISTLLPETLEATPITISRPPCANVSWDLNLKPRTPLDITFHIQAAEGEDIRKVGSFERSLTKMRDYYHKWWQGCTTLETDNETFNRLLKRSVLDMRLLMEDTPEGLVPVAGIPWFACVFGRDSLITSLQTLMLNPKIATGTLRFLAKHQGTKVDPWRDEEPGKIVHEIRKGEMARLGEVPHSAYYGSVDATPLFLILFAETMRWLDDNVLYEEIIPAAKGALKWMESYGDLDSDGYIEYFSRSSGGIRNQGWKDSRASITYPDGTPVEPPVALVEVQGYAYRALSDMAELLRQKGDTDIAHGLTEKASSLKSRFNRDFWLEDKQFFAQGIDGNKKPIDLVTSNPGHCLFCGIVDDEKARRLVKRLSARDMSCGWGIRTVTSRSPRFNPMSYHQGSIWPHDNSLIIAGMRRYGYFDEMEAITSQLFEASMFFTSNRLPELFCGFAREREIPAVPVAYPVSCSPQAWAAGSAILLFQSMLGLKADIHSKRLYVNPRLPQWIGAASVQNLHIGRGTINLRFERRGKGTTCEVTENKAGIEVVFLH, encoded by the coding sequence ATGCCTGAACAGCTTGTTCTGAAAGAGGGGGAACTTTTAGCGGTTAGCGATGATATGGGAGACATGCCGGAGGGGCGTCGGCGGCTTGGCATCTATTATCAGGACACTCGCTACCTCAGTATACTCGAGATGAGGCTCAATGGGAAAGAACCGCGGTTTCTGTCCTCATCTGCTGATGAAAATTACGTTGCCATCGCTCAGATGGCTAACCCGACCATGGAACTTCCCGATGGCAATGTGGCTCTGGCACGAACCATCAGTATCCGTCGCACTCGCACTATCACGGATGCAATTTATGAGCGTATTAGCTTTTACAACCACAACCGATTCAATGTACCGCTTGAGATAACAATCACTTTTGGGAGCGATTTCCTCGACATATTCGAGGTACGCGGATGGGAGCGTAATGCGAGTGGCGAAGTAAGTATTCCAGAGGCTACAAAATCCGGAGTGGTGCTAGGTTACCACGGATTGGATGGTGTTCGGCGGCGTACTGTGATTACCTTCGAAATGCCCCCTAAAAAAATGGAGATGGAACCTGAGTGCGCGTATCATCGGCCAAGACGCCGTATAAGCACCCTCCTTCCTGAAACATTAGAAGCCACACCCATAACAATAAGTCGGCCTCCCTGCGCTAACGTCAGTTGGGACCTAAACCTAAAACCTCGAACACCCCTGGACATTACTTTCCATATCCAGGCCGCTGAAGGGGAAGATATCCGCAAGGTAGGCTCTTTCGAAAGAAGCCTAACTAAGATGCGGGATTACTATCATAAATGGTGGCAGGGATGTACCACGCTGGAGACGGATAACGAAACCTTTAACAGACTACTTAAGCGCAGCGTCCTTGACATGCGTCTCCTTATGGAGGACACGCCAGAGGGGCTGGTACCCGTTGCAGGGATACCGTGGTTTGCCTGTGTATTTGGTCGGGACAGCCTCATCACATCACTACAGACGCTAATGTTGAACCCAAAGATCGCTACCGGTACCCTACGCTTCTTAGCAAAGCACCAGGGGACTAAGGTTGACCCATGGCGTGATGAAGAGCCAGGCAAGATCGTGCATGAGATACGCAAGGGGGAAATGGCGAGGTTGGGAGAGGTCCCCCACTCTGCATATTATGGCAGCGTTGACGCTACCCCTCTCTTTTTGATCTTGTTCGCCGAAACGATGAGGTGGCTTGATGATAACGTACTATACGAGGAAATAATACCGGCAGCAAAGGGCGCTCTTAAGTGGATGGAAAGCTATGGTGACCTTGATAGCGATGGCTACATAGAATATTTTAGCCGTTCCTCAGGCGGAATAAGAAATCAGGGCTGGAAGGATAGCCGTGCCTCAATTACCTACCCGGATGGTACTCCCGTTGAGCCACCGGTAGCCCTGGTTGAAGTCCAGGGCTATGCCTATAGAGCCCTCTCTGATATGGCGGAGCTCTTGCGCCAAAAGGGAGATACCGATATTGCTCATGGGCTTACCGAAAAGGCGTCAAGCTTGAAGAGTAGATTTAACCGCGATTTCTGGCTGGAAGATAAGCAGTTCTTTGCCCAGGGAATCGATGGTAACAAAAAGCCAATAGACCTGGTGACGTCGAATCCGGGGCATTGCCTGTTTTGCGGGATAGTCGACGATGAGAAGGCACGACGACTGGTTAAGCGTCTTAGTGCACGGGATATGTCTTGTGGCTGGGGTATACGAACTGTCACCAGCAGAAGCCCCAGGTTCAACCCGATGAGCTACCATCAGGGGAGTATTTGGCCCCACGACAACTCCCTGATTATAGCTGGTATGAGGCGATATGGCTACTTTGACGAGATGGAAGCGATAACGTCACAGCTCTTCGAGGCTAGCATGTTCTTTACCAGTAACCGCCTACCGGAACTCTTCTGTGGATTCGCTCGTGAGAGGGAGATTCCTGCTGTACCAGTAGCATATCCCGTTAGCTGCAGTCCTCAAGCTTGGGCTGCCGGCAGTGCCATATTGCTCTTTCAATCGATGCTGGGCTTGAAGGCTGATATTCACTCGAAAAGGCTCTACGTAAACCCCAGATTGCCACAATGGATTGGCGCTGCCTCAGTGCAAAATCTACATATTGGCAGAGGGACCATAAACCTGCGATTCGAACGCCGTGGCAAAGGGACTACATGCGAGGTAACTGAGAACAAGGCTGGTATTGAGGTGGTATTTCTTCATTAA
- a CDS encoding glycosyltransferase family 4 protein has product MKILLLAPLWETVPPPAYGGTEAVVSLLSDGLTLAGHDVTLFASGDSTTKGNLEWVQHRSLRTAYDITDPSPYEWLHSAIALSQAKGFDIVHNHSGELAMAMSHLIKTPMLTTIHGHVTPNTKIIWDHYDWFYNTISYSQRKSMPIVSNRNFIGVVYNAIKVETFPYCEKKDDYLLFLARISPEKGTHHAIEVAKRLGKKLVMAGKVDRVDKEYFDKDIKPKIDGKQIQFLGEADSEQKRALYAGAYCLLMPITWEEPFGLTMIEAMACGTPVIAFSRGAAPELIIHGKTGYLVSNIDEMVKAVYLVDQIEPHYCREHVERNFDNPRMIKGYLDAYERVLNSSAAITKRYHIFKMPVHEVFQSTQSYK; this is encoded by the coding sequence ATGAAGATCTTATTGCTAGCTCCGCTCTGGGAAACTGTTCCCCCGCCTGCCTATGGTGGTACGGAGGCAGTTGTTAGCCTGCTGAGCGATGGGCTTACTCTTGCTGGTCATGATGTGACCTTGTTTGCTTCGGGGGACTCTACAACTAAGGGTAATCTTGAATGGGTCCAACATCGCAGTTTACGCACGGCCTATGACATAACAGACCCCAGCCCCTATGAATGGTTACATAGCGCTATTGCTCTCTCTCAGGCTAAGGGGTTCGATATTGTACATAATCACAGTGGTGAACTGGCAATGGCCATGAGCCACCTTATAAAAACACCAATGCTAACTACTATACACGGTCACGTCACGCCAAACACCAAAATAATCTGGGACCACTATGACTGGTTCTACAACACTATTAGCTATTCTCAGCGGAAATCCATGCCAATTGTATCAAACAGGAACTTTATCGGGGTCGTCTACAATGCTATAAAGGTGGAAACCTTCCCTTACTGTGAAAAGAAAGATGACTACCTCCTGTTCCTAGCACGGATTTCTCCCGAAAAAGGTACTCATCATGCAATTGAGGTAGCAAAGAGGCTTGGTAAAAAGCTTGTCATGGCTGGAAAGGTCGACCGCGTGGACAAAGAGTATTTTGACAAGGATATTAAGCCGAAGATCGATGGAAAGCAAATTCAATTTTTGGGTGAAGCTGATTCTGAACAGAAGCGCGCTCTTTACGCTGGAGCCTACTGCCTTCTAATGCCGATTACCTGGGAAGAGCCTTTCGGTCTGACCATGATCGAAGCCATGGCCTGCGGCACGCCGGTCATAGCATTTTCCAGGGGTGCGGCACCAGAGCTGATCATTCATGGGAAAACTGGCTATCTTGTGTCAAATATTGATGAGATGGTAAAGGCGGTATACCTCGTTGACCAGATCGAGCCTCACTACTGCCGGGAGCATGTTGAGCGCAATTTCGACAATCCACGGATGATCAAGGGCTATCTCGATGCTTACGAGAGGGTGCTCAATAGCAGTGCGGCTATCACCAAGCGTTACCACATATTTAAAATGCCTGTCCACGAAGTGTTTCAAAGTACCCAGAGTTACAAATGA